Proteins from one Wenzhouxiangella sp. XN24 genomic window:
- the secE gene encoding preprotein translocase subunit SecE yields the protein MNAKSEISTATSVLDKVKILLAIAIVVGGIAGYYVYETAPTVLRVGGVILSLAVAIGVFSATGVGRELWQFIQGSRVELRKVVWPNRQETGQTTLVIIFFVIIMGIFFWLLDMFLLWATKLLTGQGG from the coding sequence ATGAACGCAAAGTCCGAAATATCCACTGCGACCAGCGTGCTGGACAAGGTGAAGATCCTCCTCGCCATCGCGATCGTCGTGGGCGGGATCGCCGGCTATTACGTCTACGAGACGGCGCCGACGGTGCTGCGTGTCGGCGGCGTGATCCTCTCCCTGGCGGTCGCCATCGGCGTGTTCTCCGCGACCGGGGTGGGGCGCGAACTCTGGCAATTCATCCAGGGTTCCCGCGTCGAGCTGCGCAAGGTGGTCTGGCCCAACCGGCAGGAAACCGGGCAGACCACCCTGGTGATCATCTTCTTCGTGATCATCATGGGTATTTTCTTCTGGCTTCTGGACATGTTCCTGTTGTGGGCGACGAAGTTGCTCACCGGGCAAGGGGGCTAG